A single Corynebacterium stationis DNA region contains:
- a CDS encoding MarR family winged helix-turn-helix transcriptional regulator — protein MTADSNDPKVHDDSETQALLDHIAYEVVLITRYAAQNLPTIKRKSIMDRSALILLARLKAQGPMTVNELAEAFGLNVSTVHRQLKAAIANNLIETFDDPDNPAKLHRPTLEGMDTLGRELAARREDLEKIYADWDQEDIETFARLMQKHNTSLEAYLEMPWPRPHKD, from the coding sequence ATGACAGCGGATTCCAACGATCCAAAAGTGCACGACGACAGTGAAACTCAGGCGCTTTTAGATCACATCGCTTATGAAGTCGTCTTGATCACCCGGTACGCGGCGCAAAATCTCCCCACGATTAAGCGCAAGTCCATCATGGACCGCAGCGCGCTGATCCTTTTGGCACGTCTTAAGGCTCAGGGCCCCATGACGGTCAACGAGTTGGCAGAGGCGTTTGGTTTGAATGTTTCAACGGTGCATCGACAGCTCAAGGCAGCAATTGCCAATAATCTCATTGAAACTTTCGACGACCCCGACAATCCTGCGAAGCTCCACCGCCCCACTCTTGAAGGAATGGATACCTTGGGGCGCGAACTGGCTGCCCGTCGAGAAGATCTAGAGAAAATCTATGCTGACTGGGACCAGGAAGATATCGAGACTTTCGCCCGCTTGATGCAAAAGCACAATACTTCACTCGAGGCATACTTGGAGATGCCGTGGCCGCGCCCACACAAGGATTAA
- a CDS encoding arsenic resistance protein yields the protein MVAWLEKHQIWMYLLALVIGATTGLTAPELGSPLAIAINPVLGLLLYATFLMVPMARIGQGLKDFRFLGVLALLNFVLVPIVVFVLTRFIAGDQVLLVGVLFVLLAPCIDYVIVFTHFAGGASARLLSATPLLMFGQMLLLPVYLWLFVGTEFVRSVDFAPFLKAFGFLIVVPLCAAGLTQYAAARTRWGQILADGVSAAMVPLMMATLAIIVASQIFKVSHQLSKLVVVVPLYVAFAVIMIAGGAVVSRAAGLSIASQRAVVFSAVTRNSLVVLPLVLALPAQFELAPLVVVTQTLVELCIMLVMIWALPRILKPQAALRVQPQGS from the coding sequence ATGGTTGCCTGGTTGGAAAAGCACCAAATCTGGATGTACCTTTTGGCGCTTGTGATTGGTGCGACAACCGGACTAACAGCCCCTGAGCTTGGCTCTCCTTTAGCAATCGCCATCAACCCGGTGCTGGGGCTTTTGCTCTATGCCACGTTCTTGATGGTTCCCATGGCCCGCATCGGGCAAGGACTCAAGGACTTTAGATTCTTAGGCGTTTTAGCGCTGCTGAATTTTGTCCTGGTGCCGATTGTGGTCTTTGTCCTCACACGGTTTATCGCCGGTGACCAGGTGCTGCTAGTCGGTGTGCTCTTCGTGCTTTTAGCACCGTGTATTGACTACGTCATCGTTTTTACACATTTTGCCGGCGGTGCGAGTGCGCGACTATTATCGGCTACTCCCCTGCTCATGTTCGGACAGATGCTTTTGCTACCGGTCTATCTGTGGCTATTTGTGGGCACAGAGTTTGTCCGTTCGGTGGATTTTGCGCCCTTCTTGAAGGCTTTTGGCTTTTTGATCGTTGTGCCACTGTGTGCTGCGGGGCTTACGCAATATGCGGCCGCGCGAACACGCTGGGGCCAGATTCTGGCAGATGGCGTCTCTGCCGCGATGGTGCCGTTAATGATGGCGACTTTGGCCATCATCGTGGCCTCGCAGATTTTTAAGGTCTCTCACCAGCTCAGCAAACTCGTTGTGGTCGTCCCGCTTTATGTTGCTTTTGCAGTGATTATGATAGCCGGCGGCGCGGTTGTTTCGCGCGCGGCGGGACTCAGCATTGCCAGCCAGCGCGCGGTGGTTTTTAGCGCCGTGACCAGGAATTCCCTCGTGGTTTTGCCGCTGGTGCTGGCTCTGCCTGCGCAGTTTGAACTTGCGCCTTTGGTGGTGGTGACCCAAACCTTGGTGGAACTGTGCATCATGCTGGTGATGATTTGGGCCCTGCCACGGATTCTTAAACCACAAGCTGCGCTTCGTGTTCAGCCTCAAGGTAGCTAG
- a CDS encoding PIG-L deacetylase family protein — MDLELLKVEEIERVLVVVAHPDDAEYGLSVAVNSFTAAGKEVGYLLLTAGEAGIRDMEPAKTKALRAHEQRAACQEVGVEHLTILDFPDGEMEYGLDVRKAVAKEIREFQPDTVAVINFDFSARWGINHIDHRVTGEVVADAIRDADNPWTHRDLGVEPWKADRLLISGSSTPTHRLLVTDADVQAGVRSLEQHKVYLEALPDHPKPADFIPAMVSGEGEEKYLSLRVVNM, encoded by the coding sequence ATGGACCTTGAACTACTAAAAGTGGAAGAAATCGAACGCGTACTCGTGGTTGTTGCCCACCCTGATGACGCGGAATATGGCTTATCTGTTGCCGTTAATAGCTTCACGGCCGCGGGCAAAGAAGTCGGATACTTGCTGCTTACCGCGGGTGAAGCCGGCATTCGTGACATGGAGCCGGCGAAGACCAAAGCCCTGCGTGCTCATGAGCAGCGAGCTGCCTGTCAGGAAGTTGGCGTTGAGCATCTGACCATCCTGGATTTTCCTGACGGTGAAATGGAATATGGCCTGGATGTGCGCAAGGCCGTCGCGAAGGAAATTCGGGAATTTCAGCCCGATACTGTGGCTGTTATCAACTTTGATTTCTCGGCAAGATGGGGGATTAACCATATTGACCACCGCGTGACCGGTGAAGTGGTCGCCGATGCCATCCGCGATGCTGATAACCCCTGGACCCACCGCGACCTGGGCGTAGAGCCGTGGAAGGCTGACCGTTTGCTGATTTCTGGCAGTTCCACCCCAACCCACCGCCTGCTGGTTACTGATGCCGATGTGCAGGCTGGTGTGCGCTCGCTGGAGCAGCACAAGGTCTACCTAGAGGCGTTGCCGGACCACCCGAAGCCTGCTGATTTTATCCCCGCCATGGTGAGTGGCGAGGGGGAAGAAAAGTACCTGAGCCTGCGGGTTGTCAATATGTAA
- a CDS encoding MFS transporter, whose amino-acid sequence MDSSIHAHTPPKPKSSPGWMITIAAAAAFLATFNETFLNVAFAPIMADFGVDVNTVQWLTTGYLLVAAIFVPVAKVLYRRFPTKALFISVTAIMVVGSIIGALAPNFATLLGGRLLQAIGTGLLTPIGMNITLAVSPRKKLGMNMGIMAAMTTLGPSLAIVLSGALLTIAPWKTLMWVFAALVLIVLITGAFVLYTVVELGRPVLDIASFSLVAVALIGILYGVSAAFGGNIVISGGAIIVGLLFLWAFIRRQYRIANPLIDITPFKTAAFNRGVAMTMLGLLFVFAMNVTIPLFLQAARGTAPLSASLTLAPGILLTVVLGPIAGRWFDRFGGRFSIPLGFAVMAIFVGLVGLAAGQTSLVLFGALYVPAVLATAFVIGPAQTFALSHLDERSSPHGVTVISTSFQIAGGVGTSLAAGIYGMVSQMQLDAGQAEVDSLITGFRAAAILVIVTSVIGIIIAMRAYAARKPQAQRAETSAPQSAIAGIMKTDVYTLQSSDTVLEALYKFTSLGISGAPIMDQNSQLVGFISDGDIMRYLSAAHPSTVNFYSFGVHEKQELDDAMQELSTLNIMQLATKQVISLSDMASLVDAIAALSDAHLKKVPVTNRDGSMVGIISRSAINRLAIASYLEAEHEAQLVV is encoded by the coding sequence ATGGATTCATCTATTCATGCCCACACCCCACCGAAACCTAAATCATCCCCTGGATGGATGATTACGATTGCGGCCGCCGCAGCTTTTCTAGCTACCTTCAATGAAACATTTCTCAACGTCGCTTTCGCCCCCATCATGGCTGATTTCGGGGTCGACGTTAATACCGTCCAGTGGCTAACCACTGGCTATCTTTTAGTTGCCGCAATCTTTGTGCCAGTAGCGAAAGTTTTATACCGCCGCTTCCCAACCAAAGCGCTGTTTATTTCAGTAACCGCCATCATGGTTGTTGGCTCCATTATCGGCGCGTTGGCACCGAACTTTGCCACATTGCTTGGCGGGCGACTGCTGCAAGCCATTGGCACCGGCTTGCTTACCCCAATTGGCATGAATATCACGCTGGCCGTGTCACCTCGGAAAAAGCTCGGTATGAACATGGGAATCATGGCCGCGATGACCACCCTTGGCCCCTCACTAGCCATCGTGCTATCTGGTGCTTTACTCACCATCGCGCCATGGAAGACGCTGATGTGGGTTTTCGCAGCACTTGTGCTTATCGTGCTTATTACAGGTGCCTTCGTGTTGTACACGGTTGTTGAACTTGGCCGCCCAGTTCTTGATATCGCGTCTTTCAGCTTGGTCGCGGTAGCTCTAATCGGAATTCTTTACGGCGTCTCCGCAGCGTTTGGCGGCAATATCGTAATCTCCGGCGGGGCAATCATCGTCGGCCTGCTGTTCCTGTGGGCATTCATCCGGCGCCAATACCGTATTGCCAACCCACTCATTGATATCACGCCTTTTAAAACTGCAGCGTTCAACCGCGGCGTTGCCATGACCATGCTGGGACTGCTTTTTGTCTTTGCCATGAATGTCACCATCCCGCTGTTCCTGCAAGCAGCCCGCGGCACCGCACCATTGAGCGCTTCGTTGACCCTGGCGCCCGGCATTTTGCTCACCGTTGTGCTGGGGCCAATCGCTGGTCGATGGTTCGACCGCTTCGGCGGACGCTTCTCCATTCCGCTTGGTTTTGCAGTCATGGCTATTTTCGTTGGACTCGTCGGCTTGGCAGCAGGACAGACCTCCTTGGTGCTATTCGGCGCGCTTTATGTCCCGGCTGTATTAGCTACCGCATTTGTCATTGGCCCAGCCCAGACCTTTGCTCTGTCGCACCTCGATGAGCGTTCCAGCCCGCACGGTGTCACGGTCATTTCCACCAGTTTCCAAATTGCCGGTGGCGTGGGCACATCACTAGCCGCAGGTATTTACGGCATGGTGAGCCAGATGCAGTTGGATGCCGGTCAGGCAGAAGTTGATTCGCTAATTACAGGATTCCGCGCAGCAGCCATCCTGGTGATTGTTACTTCCGTTATTGGAATCATCATCGCCATGCGTGCCTATGCGGCACGCAAACCACAAGCTCAACGAGCAGAGACCTCGGCGCCGCAGTCCGCTATCGCGGGGATTATGAAAACTGATGTCTACACCTTGCAATCATCCGACACGGTCCTAGAAGCGCTATATAAATTCACTTCTCTGGGAATTTCCGGCGCGCCAATTATGGATCAAAACAGTCAGCTCGTGGGCTTTATCTCTGATGGCGATATCATGCGTTATCTCTCCGCAGCTCACCCCAGCACGGTGAATTTCTACTCGTTCGGCGTGCATGAAAAGCAAGAGCTTGACGATGCCATGCAAGAACTCAGCACGCTCAACATCATGCAGCTGGCGACCAAGCAGGTCATTTCTTTGTCTGATATGGCATCGCTTGTCGATGCCATCGCCGCGCTTTCCGATGCCCACCTCAAGAAAGTCCCCGTCACCAACCGTGACGGCTCCATGGTCGGAATCATCAGCCGCTCTGCAATTAATCGTTTAGCAATCGCTAGCTACCTTGAGGCTGAACACGAAGCGCAGCTTGTGGTTTAA
- a CDS encoding dicarboxylate/amino acid:cation symporter translates to MSDTATSSETNKKKKSGLPAWATGFGAQVFAGLIIGLILGFVASGMSLQWLSDLLSGVGNAYVQLLRVMVPPLIFAAVVTSVANLRKVANAAALAVSTLVWFAITAFLSVLVGIVVALVMRPGVNSTVDPSSAADPSRVGSWTAFIQSIVPDNFIGLSASTSDDGVSLSFAALQLLVISLAIGIAAVKAGEAADPFLRFTESFLKVIQVILWWIIRLAPIGTAALIGKAVATYGWDALGSLGKFVLAIYVGLALVLIVVYPAVLKFNGINTIEFYKRVWPVFSLGFVTRSSMGVMPVTQRVTERSMGVPSEYASFAIPLGATTKMDGCASIYPAIAAIFVAQFYDIDLTLTHYLLIIFVSVIGSAATAGTTGATVMLTLTLSTLGLPLAGVGLLLAVEPIIDMGRTAVNVTGQSLAATIVAKRANILDQETWDQAADGIEAAVSPSQSTKAEVTS, encoded by the coding sequence ATGTCTGATACGGCAACTAGCTCGGAAACAAACAAGAAGAAGAAATCCGGTCTGCCCGCTTGGGCAACGGGCTTCGGCGCACAAGTTTTCGCCGGCCTTATTATCGGACTTATTCTAGGTTTCGTTGCCTCTGGCATGAGTTTGCAGTGGCTTAGCGATCTCCTCAGCGGCGTCGGAAATGCTTATGTCCAGCTGCTGCGCGTGATGGTACCACCACTGATCTTTGCCGCAGTAGTTACTTCCGTAGCTAACCTGCGCAAGGTCGCCAATGCAGCTGCACTGGCAGTATCTACGCTGGTATGGTTCGCGATCACGGCATTTTTATCCGTCCTGGTTGGCATCGTCGTCGCACTCGTTATGCGCCCAGGTGTTAACTCCACCGTTGATCCATCCTCTGCGGCAGATCCTTCTCGCGTGGGCTCGTGGACTGCGTTTATCCAATCGATTGTGCCGGATAACTTTATCGGTCTGTCTGCATCGACAAGCGATGATGGCGTCTCGTTATCCTTCGCGGCACTGCAGCTGCTAGTTATCTCTTTGGCTATCGGCATCGCCGCAGTTAAAGCCGGCGAAGCAGCCGACCCATTCCTGCGCTTTACCGAATCTTTCCTCAAGGTCATCCAGGTCATCTTGTGGTGGATCATCCGCTTGGCACCCATTGGTACCGCGGCTTTGATTGGTAAGGCTGTTGCCACCTACGGCTGGGACGCACTCGGTTCTTTGGGCAAGTTTGTCCTGGCCATCTACGTCGGCCTCGCACTCGTGCTGATTGTGGTCTACCCAGCAGTGCTGAAGTTTAACGGCATCAACACCATTGAGTTCTACAAGCGCGTGTGGCCAGTATTTTCCTTGGGCTTTGTTACCCGCTCCTCCATGGGTGTTATGCCTGTTACCCAGCGCGTTACCGAACGCTCCATGGGTGTTCCTAGCGAATATGCATCCTTTGCCATCCCGCTGGGTGCAACCACCAAGATGGACGGCTGCGCATCTATCTACCCTGCTATTGCTGCAATCTTTGTGGCGCAGTTCTACGACATCGACCTGACGCTGACGCATTACCTGCTGATTATCTTCGTCTCCGTCATTGGCTCCGCCGCTACCGCTGGCACCACCGGCGCAACCGTCATGCTGACTTTGACCCTGTCAACCCTGGGTCTGCCCCTGGCTGGTGTTGGTCTGCTGCTGGCTGTCGAGCCAATCATCGATATGGGCCGCACCGCGGTCAACGTCACCGGCCAGTCGCTGGCTGCGACCATCGTTGCTAAGCGCGCCAACATCTTGGACCAAGAAACTTGGGACCAGGCTGCCGACGGCATCGAAGCTGCTGTTTCTCCTTCCCAGTCCACAAAGGCTGAAGTTACCTCCTAA
- a CDS encoding MFS transporter, translating into MGWIANFLQFLVFYFLITTMALYATKEFSASETEAGFAASAIVIGAVFSRLVSGYIIDRFGRRKIVVVSVIATTIACALYIPIDSLGLLYADRFFHGVAYAFACTAIMAMVQELIPSARRSEGTGYLALGTTVSAAIGPALALFLLGSFNYEVLFVVVLGISIVSLIASLVIYFRTSDPGPELDENGNAAEPIKFSFKSIINPKVLPIGLFMLLVAFAYSGVIAHINAFAENRDVVTGAGLFFIAYAISMFVMRSYLGKLQDRRGDNSVIYFGLVFFVISFIVLSLSTANWHVVVAGVLAGLGYGTLMPAAQAVSVGVVDKSEFGSAFSTLFLFVDLGFGFGPVILGAVVSAIGYGSMYAVLAGVGVIAGIYYLFTHARTERAKHGVVKDVETIVMAQ; encoded by the coding sequence ATGGGGTGGATCGCCAACTTCCTGCAGTTTCTGGTGTTCTACTTCCTCATCACCACGATGGCGCTCTACGCAACCAAGGAATTCAGCGCATCGGAAACCGAAGCAGGCTTTGCCGCCAGTGCGATTGTTATCGGTGCGGTCTTTTCCCGTTTGGTTTCCGGATACATTATTGACCGCTTCGGTCGCCGCAAGATTGTGGTGGTCTCCGTCATCGCGACCACTATTGCGTGCGCGCTATATATCCCGATCGATTCTTTGGGGCTGCTCTACGCTGACCGCTTCTTCCATGGTGTAGCTTATGCCTTTGCCTGCACCGCGATTATGGCGATGGTCCAGGAACTCATTCCTTCTGCACGCCGCTCAGAAGGCACAGGGTACCTGGCTTTGGGTACCACCGTTTCGGCTGCTATCGGACCAGCGCTAGCGCTATTTTTGCTGGGTTCTTTCAACTACGAAGTCCTCTTCGTTGTCGTCCTCGGCATTTCGATTGTCTCTTTGATCGCTTCGCTAGTCATCTATTTCCGCACCTCCGACCCAGGGCCAGAGCTGGATGAAAACGGCAATGCTGCTGAGCCCATTAAGTTCAGCTTCAAGTCCATCATTAACCCTAAAGTCTTGCCGATTGGCCTCTTCATGCTGCTGGTAGCCTTTGCCTACTCCGGCGTGATCGCACATATCAACGCTTTTGCTGAAAACCGCGACGTTGTTACTGGCGCAGGCCTATTCTTTATCGCTTACGCCATCTCCATGTTCGTGATGCGCTCCTACCTTGGTAAATTGCAAGACCGCCGGGGCGATAACAGCGTCATCTACTTTGGTCTCGTATTCTTTGTTATCTCATTTATCGTGCTCTCGCTTTCTACCGCCAACTGGCATGTCGTTGTCGCTGGCGTGCTAGCAGGTCTGGGCTACGGCACCTTGATGCCAGCTGCTCAAGCAGTATCTGTTGGTGTCGTCGACAAGAGCGAGTTCGGCTCAGCATTTTCCACCTTGTTCCTGTTCGTTGACCTCGGCTTCGGCTTCGGCCCAGTCATCCTTGGTGCAGTGGTTTCCGCGATTGGCTACGGTTCGATGTATGCAGTGCTCGCCGGCGTCGGCGTTATTGCCGGCATCTACTACCTGTTCACCCACGCACGCACCGAGCGCGCAAAGCACGGCGTAGTCAAGGATGTAGAAACCATCGTTATGGCTCAATAA
- a CDS encoding mismatch-specific DNA-glycosylase, whose translation MKFAPRRPSPMNGQKPTKQDLEGFRLAAVDDILPAEDETTRLRMLIVGVNPSPWTAAVNAPFAHPANRFWPSLFRSGVLSQLVDASRGLPDSVLQEFADKRIGLTNFISETATARADELTKEQLRMGAGRIVKLVAKLRPESVAVAGITAYRDAFGLRKAKLGLQDPELVDIPAGWPADVQLWVVPQPSGINAHENIESLGQKWAAVWNATEPAG comes from the coding sequence ATGAAATTCGCTCCCCGTCGTCCCTCGCCCATGAATGGCCAAAAGCCCACCAAGCAAGATTTGGAAGGATTTCGGCTGGCTGCAGTCGATGACATTCTCCCCGCCGAGGATGAAACCACGCGGTTGCGCATGCTCATCGTCGGAGTCAACCCGAGCCCCTGGACAGCTGCGGTCAATGCGCCGTTTGCGCACCCGGCGAACCGGTTTTGGCCATCGCTTTTTCGCAGTGGCGTCTTAAGCCAGCTTGTCGATGCCTCCCGCGGCCTTCCCGACTCAGTTCTTCAAGAGTTCGCGGACAAGCGCATTGGGCTAACCAACTTCATTTCCGAAACAGCAACGGCACGCGCAGATGAACTAACTAAGGAGCAGCTGCGGATGGGTGCAGGGCGCATCGTTAAGCTAGTGGCGAAACTGCGGCCGGAATCGGTGGCAGTAGCTGGCATTACTGCCTACCGTGACGCCTTTGGCCTGCGCAAGGCGAAGCTGGGACTGCAAGACCCCGAGCTAGTAGATATTCCTGCGGGCTGGCCTGCCGATGTGCAGCTGTGGGTGGTGCCGCAGCCGAGTGGCATCAATGCGCATGAAAATATTGAGTCGCTGGGGCAAAAATGGGCGGCCGTATGGAACGCCACTGAACCGGCTGGGTAA
- a CDS encoding PRC and DUF2382 domain-containing protein — translation MSMNVKDLLTATAYDKDGDKVGNVNEVFVDDASGQPTFVDVNHGLFGMGNSLVPLRGHTLDGDHLSLAFAKDRIKDAPNFDVDTPLTPEQQTEIYRHYGVSEAPHVEGYTGAENPRGGSPRSELDGDRIGAAGAGAVGAGVDAEVAGTPGPAGTSADVDSNASDGTNVADRGAVTSNDLGTDPSSADNTLIRNEEHLNVGTERVETGEARLRKYVVTDTETVEVPVTREEVHVERTPISAEEAEAQAKSGGLDASGAEDASVTLHEERPVVNKETVPVEKVNLSTEEVSGTERVTEEVSKEQIDADGVDGFDDK, via the coding sequence ATGTCTATGAACGTAAAAGACCTTCTCACGGCGACCGCTTACGACAAAGATGGCGATAAAGTCGGGAATGTTAACGAAGTATTTGTCGACGATGCCTCCGGTCAACCCACCTTCGTCGACGTCAATCATGGCCTATTCGGCATGGGAAACTCGCTCGTCCCGCTACGGGGCCATACCCTTGATGGTGACCATTTGTCGCTGGCTTTCGCCAAAGACCGCATCAAGGACGCTCCCAATTTTGACGTGGACACACCTCTGACTCCTGAGCAACAAACCGAAATCTACCGGCACTACGGTGTTTCTGAGGCCCCTCACGTTGAGGGCTACACTGGCGCCGAGAACCCTCGCGGCGGGAGCCCTCGAAGTGAGCTGGATGGTGACAGGATAGGCGCAGCGGGTGCTGGTGCTGTTGGTGCTGGAGTAGACGCAGAGGTTGCCGGCACTCCCGGGCCAGCCGGAACTTCTGCCGACGTGGACTCGAATGCGTCCGACGGAACTAACGTAGCCGACAGAGGTGCTGTTACCAGCAACGATCTAGGTACGGACCCTTCTAGCGCTGATAACACCTTGATTCGCAATGAGGAACATCTCAACGTAGGGACCGAGCGTGTCGAAACTGGTGAGGCGCGCTTGCGCAAGTACGTTGTTACTGACACCGAGACCGTCGAAGTCCCCGTTACCCGCGAAGAAGTTCACGTCGAGCGGACTCCAATCTCAGCGGAAGAGGCCGAAGCGCAGGCTAAATCCGGCGGGCTTGACGCCAGCGGCGCCGAAGATGCCTCAGTGACGCTTCACGAAGAACGCCCTGTAGTAAATAAGGAAACAGTGCCCGTAGAAAAGGTAAACCTCAGCACTGAAGAAGTTTCCGGCACAGAGCGCGTGACTGAAGAAGTGAGCAAGGAGCAGATCGATGCTGACGGCGTCGATGGCTTTGACGACAAGTAG
- a CDS encoding 4Fe-4S dicluster domain-containing protein — protein MTATTNHLTENSHAHGYDHYQRMAFFTDTSVCIGCKACEVACKEWNRNPVEGYNLTGNSYDNTCALGANTWRHVAFIEQDNERITKAREEGAKLVSLGMPTFGTSPVDAAPNPASADTTPPDTDTFRWLMSSDVCKHCTNAGCLDVCPTGALFRTEFGTVVVQDDVCNGCGTCVAGCPFGVIERREDGGVSLKANHVEAQEVPEHAGINVFKKLKQLRPQGPDHVPGETMPIKNIGVAQKCTMCYDRLKVGEQPACSKTCPTESIQFGTYENMLAAAQARVAELHRQGQTEARLYGANNEDGVGGTGSIFLLLDSPEVYGLPPDPRVPTADLPAMAKTFAKAVGAMGVAVAASFLVGRGGK, from the coding sequence ATGACGGCTACGACCAATCATCTAACAGAAAATTCGCACGCGCACGGCTACGACCATTACCAGCGCATGGCCTTTTTCACCGATACTTCGGTGTGCATCGGCTGTAAGGCTTGCGAGGTGGCCTGTAAGGAGTGGAACCGCAACCCGGTTGAGGGCTATAACCTGACGGGTAATTCCTACGACAACACCTGCGCGCTGGGCGCGAATACCTGGCGACACGTAGCGTTTATTGAGCAAGACAACGAGCGCATCACCAAAGCGCGTGAAGAAGGTGCCAAGCTGGTCTCGCTGGGCATGCCGACGTTTGGCACTTCGCCTGTCGATGCAGCCCCGAATCCTGCCTCCGCCGATACCACGCCGCCGGATACTGATACTTTCCGTTGGCTGATGTCTTCTGATGTCTGCAAGCACTGCACCAACGCTGGCTGCCTGGATGTGTGCCCAACCGGTGCTTTATTTCGCACCGAATTTGGCACCGTCGTGGTCCAAGATGATGTCTGCAATGGCTGCGGCACCTGCGTTGCCGGGTGCCCGTTCGGTGTTATTGAGCGCCGTGAAGACGGCGGTGTTTCGCTAAAAGCCAACCACGTCGAAGCCCAAGAAGTCCCTGAACACGCGGGCATTAACGTGTTTAAGAAGCTCAAACAGCTGCGCCCGCAAGGACCGGATCACGTCCCGGGTGAGACCATGCCGATTAAAAATATTGGCGTGGCTCAAAAGTGCACAATGTGTTACGACCGCCTGAAAGTCGGCGAGCAGCCAGCGTGTTCCAAGACTTGCCCGACGGAGTCCATCCAGTTCGGCACCTATGAGAATATGCTGGCCGCTGCGCAAGCGCGCGTGGCTGAGCTACACCGCCAAGGTCAGACCGAGGCACGACTGTACGGCGCAAATAACGAAGACGGCGTCGGCGGAACGGGCTCCATCTTCTTGCTGCTGGATTCCCCGGAAGTCTACGGTCTTCCACCAGATCCGCGTGTCCCGACC